One segment of Cololabis saira isolate AMF1-May2022 chromosome 9, fColSai1.1, whole genome shotgun sequence DNA contains the following:
- the ppp1r3c2b gene encoding protein phosphatase 1 regulatory subunit 3C-B-like, producing MSSSAVLPVAGLGSMAHSAGLVEIAVRLCLNQSKQLCPHVWVPILKPQRPCIRPPVSEQLSDDFLSEAYLNHPFAYLLEDLDDDYDDFAIPIKNKRVVFADSVGFSLTAVREFSDQEEQCDLDLLPTLQDLGSMIEDSYSCTVSTYCPGTKLKLGFPQPSLNFQAFRAKLAESMVILESCTVNEQVLQGTVRVKNISFQKDVRVRITFDSWQSYRHVACAYLQKRFGGPQTDIFEFDIDIPKVLDAKRRIEFCLMYLPEGHNEPFWDNNNGKNYSITVCVNSHLCHGKTLSERA from the exons ATGTCCAGTTCAGC TGTCTTGCCGGTTGCTGGCCTGGGGTCAATGGCCCACTCAGCTGGGCTTGTGGAGATCGCAGTCAGGCTGTGCTTGAACCAGAGTAAACAGCTCTGTCCTCATGTGTGGGTTCCCATCCTGAAGCCCCAGAGGCCTTGCATCCGTCCTCCAGtctcagagcagctgtctgacGACTTCTTGAGTGAAGCCTATCTGAATCATCCTTTCGCATACTTATTAGAGGACCTGGATGACGACTATGACGATTTTGCAATCCCCATCAAGAATAAGCGTGTGGTTTTCGCCGACTCTGTGGGATTCTCGCTGACAGCTGTGCGAGAATTTTCCGATCAAGAGGAGCAGTGTGACCTGGATCTGCTGCCCACGCTGCAGGATTTAGGAAGCATGATAGAGGACAGCTACAGCTGCACAGTCAGCACCTACTGCCCAGGAACTAAACTCAAACTGGGTTTCCCACAGCCCTCTCTGAATTTCCAGGCCTTTCGTGCCAAGCTGGCAGAGAGCATGGTTATCCTGGAGAGTTGCACTGTCAATGAACAGGTACTCCAAGGTACCGTCCGAGTCAAGAACATCAGCTTCCAGAAGGATGTGCGTGTGCGCATAACCTTTGACTCGTGGCAGAGTTATAGACATGTGGCCTGCGCGTACCTGCAGAAACGCTTCGGAGGACCTCAGACAGACATCTTTGAATTTGACATAGACATTCCTAAAGTGCTTGATGCCAAGAGAAGGATAGAGTTTTGTTTAATGTATTTACCTGAAGGCCATAATGAGCCTTTTTGGGACAATAACAACGGAAAGAATTACAGCATTACAGTATGTGTGAACTCACATCTCTGCCACGGGAAGACTCTAAGCGAAAGGGCATGA